The Lycium ferocissimum isolate CSIRO_LF1 chromosome 1, AGI_CSIRO_Lferr_CH_V1, whole genome shotgun sequence genome includes a region encoding these proteins:
- the LOC132068290 gene encoding late embryogenesis abundant protein 1-like, with translation MSSAQQAGEYHGQAQAKTEQMADSAKSTAHSMADKAENATQSAQESVQQNKDQNNPGFLQQTGEQVINMAQGAVDGVKNTLGIGSDKK, from the exons ATGTCAAGTGCTCAACAAGCCGGTGAGTACCACGGCCAGGCTCAG GCCAAGACAGAACAAATGGCAGATTCAGCGAAGAGTACAGCACATTCAATGGCTGACAAGGCTGAAAATGCTACCCAAAGTGCTCAAGAATCTGTTCAACAAAACAAAGACCAGAACAACCCTGGATTCCTTCAGCAG ACTGGAGAGCAAGTGATCAACATGGCTCAAGGTGCAGTTGATGGAGTGAAGAACACACTTGGAATTGGATCAGACAAAAAGTGA